The Petropleomorpha daqingensis genome includes a window with the following:
- a CDS encoding N-acetylmuramoyl-L-alanine amidase, which translates to MSDSRMQPLGTGDRGPAVADVQAALRSLELLPAGPDHEEAAEAAVYDEATALAVRHFQQVRGLSVDGRVGEETYRALSEARWSLGDRLLRYDPERPTRGDDVTNLQDRLHELGYDAGPVDGVFGPETETGLRTFQRDYGLTADGTCGPATLRALRQLGRKVVGGRPQLLRQSASFVESGPHLLARRIVIDPGHGGTETGFTFGETTEADLVFDIASRIEGRLAAAGATVYLTRGRHQNPTADERTAFANQARADLFLSLHVDAHPSEHARGVASYYYGTGSGASSTGGEQFANLVRREVLARTGMLDLGSHPKTWDLLRMTRMPAVRIDLGYLSHPVDRLLLLDARLRSTIAHGVLAAVQRLYLAPEADPPTGTFVLPATGSGV; encoded by the coding sequence ATGAGCGACAGTCGCATGCAGCCCCTCGGCACCGGGGACCGTGGCCCAGCGGTCGCCGACGTGCAGGCCGCGCTGCGCAGCCTCGAGCTGCTGCCGGCGGGCCCGGATCACGAGGAGGCCGCGGAGGCGGCCGTCTACGACGAGGCCACCGCGCTCGCCGTGCGGCACTTCCAGCAGGTCCGCGGGTTGTCGGTCGACGGCCGGGTGGGCGAGGAGACCTACCGCGCCCTCTCCGAGGCGCGCTGGTCGCTGGGTGACCGGCTGCTGCGCTACGACCCCGAGCGCCCCACCCGCGGCGACGACGTCACCAACCTGCAGGACCGCCTGCACGAGCTCGGCTACGACGCCGGACCGGTCGACGGCGTCTTCGGCCCGGAGACCGAGACCGGCCTGCGCACCTTCCAGCGCGACTACGGGCTCACCGCCGACGGCACCTGCGGGCCGGCCACCCTGCGCGCGCTGCGCCAGCTGGGCCGCAAGGTGGTCGGCGGCCGCCCGCAGCTGCTGCGGCAGAGCGCCTCCTTCGTCGAGAGCGGCCCGCACCTGCTGGCCCGGCGCATCGTCATCGACCCCGGGCACGGCGGCACGGAGACCGGGTTCACCTTCGGTGAGACCACCGAGGCCGACCTCGTCTTCGACATCGCCTCGCGGATCGAGGGCCGGCTGGCCGCAGCGGGTGCCACGGTCTACCTGACCCGCGGGCGGCACCAGAACCCGACGGCGGATGAGCGGACCGCGTTCGCCAACCAGGCCCGCGCCGACCTGTTCCTCTCCCTGCACGTCGACGCCCACCCCTCCGAGCACGCCCGCGGGGTGGCCAGCTACTACTACGGCACCGGCTCGGGCGCCTCGTCCACGGGCGGCGAGCAGTTCGCCAACCTGGTCCGCCGCGAGGTGCTCGCCCGCACCGGCATGCTCGACCTGGGCTCGCACCCCAAGACGTGGGACCTGCTGCGGATGACCCGGATGCCTGCCGTCCGGATCGACCTGGGCTACCTCTCCCACCCGGTCGACCGGCTGCTGCTGCTGGACGCCCGGCTGCGCAGCACCATCGCCCACGGCGTCCTCGCCGCCGTCCAGCGGCTCTACCTGGCGCCCGAGGCGGACCCGCCGACCGGCACCTTCGTGCTCCCCGCGACCGGCTCGGGGGTGTGA
- the yidD gene encoding membrane protein insertion efficiency factor YidD — protein sequence MRTALLAVVRFYQRAISPAFPPRCRFYPSCSAYALEAIELHGAARGSWLALRRLAKCAPWHPGGVDLVPGSGTAGAGHTSSTAASDLATPPARRAPSEESAVA from the coding sequence GTGAGGACCGCCCTGCTGGCCGTCGTCCGCTTCTACCAGCGGGCGATCAGCCCTGCCTTCCCGCCGCGGTGCCGGTTCTACCCGTCCTGCAGCGCCTACGCGCTCGAGGCGATCGAGCTGCACGGCGCCGCGCGCGGCAGCTGGCTGGCGCTGCGCCGGCTGGCCAAGTGCGCCCCCTGGCACCCCGGCGGGGTCGACCTCGTTCCCGGGTCAGGAACCGCTGGGGCGGGCCACACGTCGTCCACAGCGGCGTCCGATCTCGCCACCCCGCCGGCCCGCCGGGCCCCGTCGGAGGAGTCCGCCGTTGCTTGA
- a CDS encoding D-alanine--D-alanine ligase family protein, which translates to MTEPAAAPVEAAGERPHALRAVVLAGGLTFEREVSLSSGTQVVEELTRHGLEAELRDADAELLPGLAAAPADAVFIALHGATGEDGSLRAVLDLAGVPYVGSPAAACRLAWDKPAAKSVVRGAGAATPDWVALPHSTFRELGAGAVLDLIVARLGLPLMVKPASGGSSLGVQKVSRVEDLPAAMVSCFAYGDTVMVERYVEGVELALSVVDLGEGPEALPAVEIVPESGVFDYTARYTPGLTEYHTPARVPEDVAVRAAALAVLVHEELGLTDLSRTDAIVSPDGEVHFLEVNVSPGLTETSMFPMAVEAAGYDLGEVLGKLLARRAGSAR; encoded by the coding sequence GTGACCGAGCCCGCAGCAGCACCCGTCGAGGCAGCAGGGGAGCGACCGCACGCGCTGCGGGCCGTCGTCCTGGCCGGTGGGCTGACCTTCGAACGGGAGGTCAGCCTCTCCTCGGGCACCCAGGTGGTCGAGGAGCTGACCCGGCACGGCCTGGAGGCCGAGCTGCGCGACGCCGACGCCGAGCTGCTGCCGGGCCTGGCCGCCGCCCCCGCCGACGCGGTGTTCATCGCGCTGCACGGCGCGACCGGCGAGGACGGGTCGCTGCGCGCGGTGCTCGACCTGGCCGGGGTTCCGTACGTGGGGTCGCCGGCGGCGGCCTGCCGGCTGGCGTGGGACAAGCCCGCGGCCAAGTCGGTCGTGCGGGGCGCCGGAGCGGCGACGCCGGACTGGGTGGCCCTGCCGCACAGCACCTTCCGCGAGCTGGGCGCCGGCGCCGTGCTCGACCTGATCGTGGCCCGGCTCGGGCTGCCGCTGATGGTCAAGCCCGCCTCCGGCGGCTCCTCGCTGGGCGTGCAGAAGGTCAGCCGGGTCGAGGACCTGCCCGCGGCGATGGTCAGCTGCTTCGCCTACGGCGACACCGTGATGGTCGAGCGCTACGTCGAGGGCGTGGAGCTGGCGCTGTCGGTGGTCGACCTGGGGGAGGGGCCCGAGGCGCTGCCGGCGGTCGAGATCGTCCCGGAGTCCGGCGTCTTCGACTACACCGCGCGGTACACGCCGGGCCTCACCGAGTACCACACCCCGGCCCGGGTGCCCGAGGACGTCGCCGTCCGGGCGGCCGCGCTCGCCGTGCTGGTGCACGAGGAGCTCGGGCTCACCGACCTGTCGCGGACCGACGCGATCGTCTCGCCGGACGGCGAGGTCCACTTCCTCGAGGTGAACGTCTCCCCGGGGCTGACCGAGACGTCGATGTTCCCGATGGCCGTCGAGGCCGCGGGCTACGACCTCGGCGAGGTCCTGGGCAAGCTGCTCGCCCGAAGGGCCGGCTCAGCCCGCTGA
- the dnaA gene encoding chromosomal replication initiator protein DnaA — protein sequence MTDATLDLATVWDQIRERLATSLSPQQNAMLNLTRPLGLVEDTAVLAAPNEFTQTVLESRMRRVLSEALSEQFGRDIRVAVQLEDAPADQLSTAHEPPVRRPWSPPEPSRDEDDEDRARADDGRSAFGVRTDALPVWEREPATGSDDVPGRPTPDRGAPEDWSPAAWAPETPAAPEAGAGDDTGPTADVLPFDLDLPAPEGRRGSTDAGPRTRRQAAATPADPGLNPKYVFDSFVIGNSNRFAHAAAVAVAEAPARAYNPLFIYGESGLGKTHLLHAIGHYAARMFPNVKVRYVSTEEFTNEFINLVHSGRAEDFRRRYRDIDFLLIDDIQFLERAERTQEEFFHTFNTLHNASKQIVITSDRPPKKLTTLEDRLRTRFEWGLITDVQAPDLETRIAILRKKAWGERLQVPDPVLEFIASKVQTNIRELEGALIRVTAFASLNKQQVDLPLAELVLKDLISDEQGPQITAAIIMAATAEYFSVTMEELQGTNRSRTLVNARQIAMYLCRELTELSLPRIGASFGGKDHTTVMHAVKKITNLMSERRATYTQVTELTARIKSRARN from the coding sequence ATGACCGATGCCACGCTGGACCTGGCGACGGTCTGGGACCAGATCCGCGAGCGATTGGCCACGAGCCTGTCCCCTCAGCAGAACGCGATGCTCAACCTGACCCGGCCGCTGGGCCTGGTCGAGGACACCGCCGTGCTGGCCGCGCCGAACGAGTTCACCCAGACCGTGCTGGAGTCCCGGATGCGCCGGGTGCTCTCGGAGGCCCTGTCCGAGCAGTTCGGCCGCGACATCCGCGTCGCCGTCCAGCTGGAGGACGCGCCGGCCGACCAGCTTTCCACCGCGCACGAGCCGCCCGTCCGCCGGCCGTGGTCACCGCCCGAGCCCAGCCGGGACGAGGACGACGAGGACCGCGCGCGGGCCGACGACGGCCGCAGCGCCTTCGGGGTGCGCACCGACGCCCTGCCGGTCTGGGAGCGCGAGCCGGCCACGGGGTCGGACGACGTCCCCGGCCGGCCGACCCCCGACCGAGGCGCACCCGAGGACTGGAGCCCGGCCGCCTGGGCGCCGGAGACGCCGGCCGCACCCGAGGCGGGCGCCGGCGACGACACCGGGCCGACGGCCGACGTCCTGCCGTTCGACCTGGACCTGCCCGCTCCCGAGGGGCGGCGCGGGAGCACCGACGCCGGCCCGCGGACGCGCCGGCAGGCGGCGGCCACCCCGGCCGACCCGGGCCTGAACCCCAAGTACGTCTTCGACAGTTTCGTCATCGGCAACTCGAACCGGTTCGCCCATGCCGCGGCCGTCGCCGTCGCCGAGGCCCCGGCGCGCGCCTACAACCCGCTGTTCATCTACGGGGAGTCCGGGCTGGGCAAGACCCACCTGCTGCACGCGATCGGGCACTACGCGGCGCGGATGTTCCCCAACGTCAAGGTGCGCTACGTCAGCACCGAGGAGTTCACCAACGAGTTCATCAACCTGGTGCACTCCGGCCGCGCGGAGGACTTCCGCCGCCGCTACCGCGACATCGACTTCCTGCTCATCGACGACATCCAGTTCCTGGAGCGCGCCGAGCGGACGCAGGAGGAGTTCTTCCACACGTTCAACACGCTGCACAACGCCAGCAAGCAGATCGTCATCACCTCCGACCGGCCGCCGAAGAAGCTGACGACGCTGGAGGACCGGCTCCGGACGCGGTTCGAGTGGGGCCTGATCACCGACGTCCAGGCGCCGGACCTCGAGACCCGCATCGCGATCCTGCGCAAGAAGGCGTGGGGCGAGCGGCTGCAGGTCCCCGACCCGGTGCTGGAGTTCATCGCCAGCAAGGTGCAGACCAACATCCGCGAGCTCGAGGGCGCGCTGATCCGGGTGACCGCCTTCGCCAGCCTGAACAAGCAGCAGGTCGACCTGCCGCTGGCCGAGCTGGTGCTCAAGGACCTGATCAGCGACGAGCAGGGTCCCCAGATCACCGCGGCGATCATCATGGCGGCCACGGCGGAGTACTTCTCCGTGACGATGGAGGAGCTGCAGGGCACCAACCGCAGCCGCACGCTGGTCAACGCCCGGCAGATCGCGATGTACCTCTGCCGCGAGCTGACCGAGCTGTCGCTGCCGCGGATCGGCGCCTCCTTCGGCGGCAAGGACCACACCACGGTCATGCACGCGGTCAAGAAGATCACCAACCTGATGAGCGAGCGCCGCGCGACGTACACGCAGGTCACCGAGCTGACGGCCCGCATCAAGAGCCGCGCCCGCAACTGA
- a CDS encoding protein jag, producing MSAPQQPATVEPEAAPDLPDTDDDSDDALVDDVSDDENDSEDDAGDDTGRGTDRDGGSDDLLVREGDVAGDYLERLLDILDVDGDIDLDVEGDRASVAIVGGQLDDLIGQEGQVLEALQELTRLAVAQSTGVRSRLMLDVGGFRAKRRADLSSLAGEAARRVAQSRQPERLTPMNPFERKVVHDVIAAVSGVRSESEGEEPNRRVVILPEA from the coding sequence GTGAGCGCTCCGCAGCAGCCCGCGACCGTTGAGCCCGAGGCCGCCCCGGACCTGCCGGACACCGACGACGACAGCGACGACGCGCTCGTCGACGACGTGAGCGACGACGAGAACGACAGCGAAGACGACGCGGGCGACGACACCGGCCGGGGCACCGACCGGGACGGCGGCTCCGACGACCTGCTGGTCCGTGAGGGCGACGTCGCCGGGGACTACCTCGAGCGGCTGCTCGACATCCTCGACGTCGACGGCGACATCGACCTGGACGTCGAGGGCGACCGGGCCTCGGTGGCGATCGTCGGCGGCCAGCTCGACGACCTCATCGGCCAGGAGGGCCAGGTCCTCGAGGCCCTGCAGGAGCTGACCCGGCTCGCGGTGGCCCAGTCCACCGGAGTGCGCAGCCGGCTGATGCTCGACGTCGGCGGCTTCCGGGCCAAGCGGCGGGCGGACCTCTCCTCGCTCGCCGGTGAGGCGGCACGCCGGGTGGCGCAGAGCCGCCAGCCCGAGCGCCTCACGCCGATGAACCCGTTCGAGCGCAAGGTCGTGCACGACGTCATCGCCGCGGTGAGCGGCGTGCGCAGCGAGTCGGAGGGCGAGGAGCCCAACCGTCGCGTGGTCATCCTCCCCGAGGCGTGA
- a CDS encoding PLP-dependent aminotransferase family protein, translated as MTPRHPRLDPLADRYAARTHGMKTSEIRALFSVVSRPEVVSLAGGMPAVTALPLDAVGSMIGDLVSGMGAQTLQYGSGQGDPRLRERICDVMALEGITDANPSEVVVTVGSQQGLDLVTRVFCDPGDVILAEGPSYVGALGVFQAAEARVRHVPMDDDGLIPEALEQALLECRANGDRVKFLYTVPNYHNPAGVTLSEPRRRAIIDLADRYDLLIIEDNPYGLLGFDHEPLPALRARDSRRVIYLGSFSKTFSPGLRVGWVLAPLAVREKLVLATEAQVLCPPSLTQYAVARYLDTQPWREQIKLFTELYRERRDATLESLDALMPAGTTWTRPDGGFYVWLKLPHGLDSKLMQPRAVNAHVAYVPGIGFYADGNGREYMRLSYCYPEPDQIREGVRRLARVIEAELDLHRTFDKVDTGQFRAVEHGGSGGGQPFGPQVPDVEPFVGPANSDRFEDRR; from the coding sequence GTGACGCCGCGGCATCCGCGGCTGGACCCGCTGGCGGACCGCTACGCAGCACGCACCCACGGCATGAAGACCTCGGAGATCCGCGCGCTGTTCTCCGTGGTCAGCCGGCCCGAGGTGGTCTCCCTGGCCGGGGGCATGCCCGCCGTCACCGCCCTGCCGCTGGACGCGGTCGGCTCGATGATCGGCGACCTCGTCTCCGGCATGGGCGCGCAGACCCTGCAGTACGGCTCCGGGCAGGGCGACCCCCGCCTGCGCGAGCGGATCTGCGACGTCATGGCGCTGGAGGGCATCACCGACGCCAACCCCAGCGAGGTCGTCGTCACCGTCGGCTCCCAGCAGGGGCTGGACCTGGTCACCCGCGTCTTCTGCGACCCGGGCGACGTGATCCTCGCCGAGGGCCCGTCCTACGTCGGGGCGCTCGGCGTCTTCCAGGCCGCCGAGGCCCGGGTGCGGCACGTCCCCATGGACGACGACGGCCTGATCCCCGAGGCGCTGGAGCAGGCACTGCTGGAGTGCCGCGCCAACGGCGACCGGGTGAAGTTCCTCTACACCGTGCCGAACTACCACAACCCGGCCGGCGTCACCCTGTCCGAGCCGCGCCGGCGGGCGATCATCGACCTCGCCGACCGGTACGACCTGCTGATCATCGAGGACAACCCCTACGGCCTGCTCGGCTTCGACCACGAGCCGCTGCCGGCGCTGCGGGCCCGCGACAGCCGGCGGGTCATCTACCTCGGCTCGTTCTCCAAGACCTTCTCCCCGGGCCTGCGGGTGGGCTGGGTGCTCGCGCCGCTCGCCGTCCGCGAGAAGCTGGTGCTGGCCACCGAGGCCCAGGTGCTCTGCCCGCCGTCGCTGACCCAGTACGCGGTCGCCCGCTACCTGGACACCCAGCCGTGGCGCGAGCAGATCAAGCTGTTCACCGAGCTCTACCGCGAGCGCCGCGACGCCACCCTGGAGTCGCTGGACGCGCTCATGCCGGCCGGGACCACCTGGACCCGTCCGGACGGCGGCTTCTACGTCTGGCTGAAGCTGCCGCACGGTCTGGACTCGAAGCTCATGCAGCCGCGCGCGGTCAACGCGCACGTCGCCTACGTGCCCGGCATCGGCTTCTACGCCGACGGGAACGGCCGCGAGTACATGCGGCTGTCGTACTGCTACCCCGAGCCGGACCAGATCCGCGAGGGCGTGCGCCGGCTGGCCCGCGTCATCGAGGCGGAGCTGGACCTGCACCGCACCTTCGACAAGGTGGACACGGGGCAGTTCCGCGCCGTTGAGCACGGTGGGTCGGGTGGGGGACAGCCCTTCGGACCCCAGGTGCCCGACGTCGAGCCGTTCGTCGGCCCCGCCAACAGCGACCGATTCGAGGACCGCCGGTGA
- the rpmH gene encoding 50S ribosomal protein L34 has product MSKRTFQPNNRRRSKTHGFRLRMRTRAGRAIIAGRRRKGREKLSA; this is encoded by the coding sequence GTGAGCAAGCGCACGTTCCAGCCGAACAACCGTCGCCGGTCCAAGACCCACGGCTTCCGGCTGCGGATGCGCACCCGCGCCGGTCGGGCGATCATCGCCGGTCGCCGGCGCAAGGGTCGCGAGAAGCTCTCCGCCTGA
- a CDS encoding ParB/RepB/Spo0J family partition protein, giving the protein MTKRGGLGRGLAALIPTAPPPAPEEPAVERPTVVPDAAPAGAAAPAGAPVSPVRPVPVAEETVGVPGAQLREVAVDDVVPNPKQPRQVFDDEALDELTHSVREFGLLQPIVVRERPEGGYELIMGERRLRAAKAANLESVPAIVRDTTDDALLRDALLENIHRVQLNPLEEAAAYQQLLEEFGATHEELASRIGRSRSQVTNTIRLMKLPVKVQTRVAAGVLSAGHARALLGLPSNEAMDALATRIVAEGMSVRATEEAVAIAAAEEPTAKRRTRRISAPGVEDLGQRLSDVFETKVQVQIGRAKGRIVVEFGSVDDLQRIVGLMAPDITGRRTDS; this is encoded by the coding sequence ATGACCAAGCGTGGCGGACTCGGCCGCGGCCTGGCGGCCCTGATCCCCACCGCGCCTCCCCCGGCGCCGGAGGAGCCGGCCGTCGAGCGGCCGACCGTCGTCCCGGACGCCGCACCGGCCGGGGCCGCGGCTCCGGCCGGTGCTCCGGTCAGCCCCGTGCGGCCGGTGCCGGTCGCCGAGGAGACCGTCGGTGTCCCGGGCGCGCAGCTGCGCGAGGTGGCCGTCGACGACGTCGTCCCCAACCCGAAGCAGCCGCGGCAGGTCTTCGACGACGAGGCGCTCGACGAGCTCACCCACTCCGTGCGGGAGTTCGGCCTGCTGCAGCCGATCGTCGTCCGGGAGCGGCCCGAAGGCGGCTACGAGCTCATCATGGGCGAGCGCCGGCTGCGGGCGGCCAAGGCGGCGAACCTGGAGAGCGTCCCGGCGATCGTCCGGGACACCACGGACGACGCCCTGCTGCGCGACGCGCTGCTGGAGAACATCCACCGGGTGCAGCTCAACCCGCTGGAGGAGGCCGCGGCCTACCAGCAGCTGCTCGAGGAGTTCGGCGCCACCCACGAGGAGCTGGCCAGCCGGATCGGCCGCAGCCGCTCCCAGGTGACCAACACGATCCGGCTGATGAAGCTGCCGGTGAAGGTGCAGACCCGGGTCGCGGCCGGCGTGCTGTCGGCCGGGCACGCCCGCGCCCTGCTCGGGCTGCCGTCCAACGAGGCGATGGACGCGCTGGCCACCCGCATCGTGGCCGAGGGCATGTCGGTGCGGGCCACCGAGGAGGCGGTGGCGATCGCCGCCGCCGAGGAGCCGACCGCCAAGCGCCGCACCCGGCGGATCAGCGCGCCCGGGGTCGAGGACCTCGGGCAGCGGCTGTCCGACGTCTTCGAGACCAAGGTGCAGGTGCAGATCGGCCGGGCCAAGGGCCGCATCGTCGTCGAGTTCGGCTCGGTCGACGACCTGCAGCGCATCGTCGGCCTCATGGCTCCGGACATCACCGGGCGCCGGACCGACTCCTGA
- the yidC gene encoding membrane protein insertase YidC, which produces MLDWLYTAISWVLEQWHALFSTFLDPAGGITWALSIMFLVVTIRLLLFRLFIRQVKSQRAMQEIQPEIQKLRKQYGSDRQGFSQAVMALQKERGVNPLAGCLPILPQIPVFISLFHVLRRLKPGAAGLYGWSYELTQQAATAKLFGVAPISASLTMQEPKKSSILAIPGVTQAGITTVCIVLIIVMVLTSYYTQRQIMKRSGPVEGQAAMVQKLMLYGMPLGLLVSGSLFPIGVLLYWFTNNLWTLGQQFYILKKLPPPPGSPAALAAAAAEKAAIDPKALAPKPGAKPVRGKGGRPVLPTAAPAADAEPTTGSDGATSPVAPTESDRTQGNGASPNGSTAPAPGARPPGKPKRKRR; this is translated from the coding sequence TTGCTTGACTGGCTGTACACCGCCATCTCCTGGGTGCTGGAGCAGTGGCACGCCCTGTTCTCCACGTTCCTGGATCCGGCCGGCGGCATCACCTGGGCCCTGTCGATCATGTTCCTGGTCGTCACGATCCGGCTGCTGCTGTTCCGCCTGTTCATCCGCCAGGTGAAGTCGCAGCGGGCGATGCAGGAGATCCAGCCGGAGATCCAGAAGCTGCGCAAGCAGTACGGCAGCGACCGGCAGGGCTTCAGCCAGGCGGTCATGGCGCTGCAGAAGGAGCGCGGCGTCAACCCGCTGGCCGGCTGCCTGCCGATCCTGCCGCAGATCCCGGTCTTCATCTCGCTGTTCCACGTGCTGCGCCGGCTCAAGCCGGGCGCCGCGGGTCTGTACGGCTGGTCCTACGAGCTGACCCAGCAGGCCGCCACGGCCAAGCTGTTCGGCGTCGCGCCGATCTCGGCGTCGCTGACGATGCAGGAGCCGAAGAAGAGCTCGATCCTCGCCATCCCGGGCGTCACGCAGGCCGGCATCACGACGGTCTGCATCGTCCTGATCATCGTCATGGTCCTGACCAGCTACTACACGCAGCGGCAGATCATGAAGCGATCGGGCCCGGTCGAGGGCCAGGCCGCCATGGTGCAGAAGCTGATGCTCTACGGCATGCCGCTGGGCCTGCTCGTCTCGGGCTCGCTGTTCCCGATCGGCGTCCTGCTCTACTGGTTCACCAACAACCTGTGGACCCTGGGCCAGCAGTTCTACATCCTCAAGAAGCTGCCCCCGCCGCCCGGATCGCCGGCCGCGCTGGCCGCCGCCGCCGCCGAGAAGGCGGCCATCGACCCCAAGGCGCTCGCCCCCAAGCCCGGCGCGAAGCCGGTGCGCGGCAAGGGCGGCCGCCCGGTGCTCCCGACCGCGGCTCCCGCTGCGGATGCCGAGCCCACCACCGGTTCGGACGGCGCCACCTCCCCGGTGGCGCCCACCGAGTCCGACCGCACCCAGGGCAACGGCGCGTCGCCGAACGGCTCGACCGCGCCGGCACCGGGTGCACGCCCACCGGGCAAGCCCAAACGCAAGCGCCGCTGA
- a CDS encoding ParA family protein has protein sequence MTDPGERLRSSLAAADQGAPGDFDSPIAMEALRATRVLHAADQDPFPAPSRLRVITIANQKGGVGKTTSAVNLGVALALYGLRTLVIDLDPQGNTSTALGVEHTVGTPSVYDTLVGDSPLSAVTHATTASPLLTCVPATIDLAGAEIELVSVVAREYRLRRAIEAYVHSLPEERRPQYVLIDCPPSLGLLTLNALVAGDEVLIPIQCEYYALEGLGQLLNNIDLVRAHLNPGIAVRTILLTMYDGRTKLADQVAEEVRNHFGDLVLHAVIPRNVRVSEAPGYGQSVLTYDPGSRGSTSYVEAARELAERGAALPPLEPGKAPAGVAPPSYGDLSASTDSSTENR, from the coding sequence ATGACCGACCCGGGCGAGCGGTTGCGGAGCAGTCTGGCCGCCGCTGACCAGGGCGCACCGGGGGACTTCGACAGTCCCATCGCAATGGAGGCCCTGCGCGCCACCCGCGTCCTGCACGCCGCCGACCAGGACCCGTTCCCCGCGCCGTCGCGGCTGCGCGTGATCACGATCGCCAACCAGAAGGGCGGCGTCGGCAAGACCACGTCCGCGGTGAACCTGGGGGTCGCGCTCGCGCTCTACGGCCTGCGGACGCTGGTGATCGACCTCGACCCGCAGGGGAACACGAGCACGGCGCTCGGGGTCGAGCACACCGTCGGGACGCCGTCGGTCTACGACACCCTGGTCGGGGACAGCCCCCTGTCGGCGGTCACCCACGCGACGACGGCGAGCCCGCTGCTCACCTGCGTCCCGGCCACCATCGACCTGGCCGGCGCCGAGATCGAGCTGGTCTCCGTGGTCGCCCGCGAGTACCGGCTGCGCCGCGCCATCGAGGCCTACGTGCACTCCCTGCCGGAGGAGCGGCGGCCGCAGTACGTGCTCATCGACTGCCCGCCGTCCCTGGGTCTGCTCACCCTCAACGCCCTCGTGGCCGGCGACGAGGTGCTCATCCCCATCCAGTGCGAGTACTACGCGCTGGAGGGTCTCGGGCAGCTGCTCAACAACATCGATCTGGTCCGCGCGCACCTGAACCCGGGCATCGCCGTCCGGACCATCCTGCTGACGATGTACGACGGCCGGACCAAGCTCGCCGACCAGGTGGCCGAGGAGGTCCGCAACCACTTCGGCGACCTGGTGCTGCACGCGGTCATCCCCCGCAACGTGCGGGTGTCCGAGGCGCCCGGCTACGGCCAGTCGGTGCTGACCTACGACCCGGGATCGCGCGGCTCCACCAGTTACGTGGAGGCGGCTCGCGAGCTCGCCGAGCGCGGTGCCGCCCTCCCGCCGCTCGAACCGGGCAAGGCGCCGGCCGGCGTCGCCCCGCCGTCGTACGGCGATCTCAGCGCATCCACCGATTCCTCGACGGAGAACCGATGA
- the rsmG gene encoding 16S rRNA (guanine(527)-N(7))-methyltransferase RsmG — protein sequence MRLPDESVPPAPDVARAVFGDALPQAERYVARLASDGVTRGLIGPREVSRLWERHVLNSAAVAEAVPDGARVVDVGSGAGLPGIPLGLARPDISLSLVEPMARRVEFLEEAVAELGAPWRVVRGRAEDRSVGAAVGQVDVVTARAVAALPRLVAWCRGLLRPGAQLVALVGARAVAELPALVPELEAAGMREIRARAVGAALGEAATTVVVMTRAER from the coding sequence GTGAGGCTTCCGGACGAATCCGTTCCGCCTGCGCCGGACGTCGCCCGCGCCGTCTTCGGCGACGCCCTCCCGCAGGCGGAGCGCTACGTCGCCCGCCTCGCCTCGGACGGCGTCACCCGGGGCCTGATCGGGCCGCGCGAGGTCTCCCGGCTGTGGGAGCGGCACGTGCTCAACAGCGCGGCGGTGGCCGAGGCCGTCCCCGACGGCGCCCGCGTGGTCGACGTGGGCAGCGGGGCCGGCCTGCCCGGCATCCCCCTCGGGTTGGCCCGTCCCGACATCTCTCTATCCCTCGTCGAGCCGATGGCCCGGCGCGTGGAGTTCCTCGAGGAGGCCGTCGCCGAGCTCGGCGCGCCCTGGCGCGTGGTCCGCGGCCGGGCCGAGGACCGCTCGGTGGGCGCCGCGGTGGGCCAGGTGGACGTCGTCACCGCCCGGGCGGTGGCCGCGCTCCCCCGGCTCGTCGCCTGGTGCCGCGGACTGCTCCGCCCGGGGGCCCAACTGGTCGCCCTCGTCGGCGCGCGGGCCGTGGCGGAACTGCCGGCGCTCGTGCCCGAACTCGAGGCGGCAGGCATGCGCGAGATCCGTGCACGGGCTGTCGGCGCCGCGCTCGGAGAGGCTGCCACTACCGTGGTGGTGATGACCCGCGCGGAACGCTGA
- the rnpA gene encoding ribonuclease P protein component, whose amino-acid sequence MLPAQARLRRRPEFTAVVRSGRRVGRSTMVLHYLPQRPAAPGGVAAAGPRAGFVVGRTVGNSVVRHRVTRRLRAVVLGELHRLPPTADLVVRARPEAAEATSERLRRDLASGLDRVLGEQVR is encoded by the coding sequence GTGTTGCCCGCGCAGGCCCGCCTGCGCCGGCGTCCGGAGTTCACCGCGGTCGTCCGGTCGGGGCGACGCGTCGGGCGGTCGACCATGGTGCTCCACTACCTTCCCCAGCGCCCCGCCGCTCCCGGTGGGGTAGCCGCCGCCGGTCCGCGCGCGGGCTTCGTCGTCGGCCGCACCGTGGGCAACTCCGTGGTCCGCCACCGGGTGACCCGGCGGCTGCGTGCCGTCGTCCTCGGCGAGCTGCACCGCCTGCCCCCGACCGCCGACCTCGTCGTCCGTGCCCGCCCCGAGGCGGCCGAGGCGACCTCCGAGCGGCTGCGCCGGGATCTGGCCTCCGGGCTCGACCGCGTCCTCGGGGAGCAGGTCCGGTGA